In the Silvanigrella aquatica genome, AAGCTTCAGGGCTATCTGATCTTTGCCAAATATTATAAATGACATGTCTGCCTGTTTTGCCCTTAGGATAGGGACATGACATTTTAATTTTTTTGTTAATTTCTTCGTAATCTTTAACAGTACAAAAAGGTTTCTCTTCCAAGTCAGACCATTTTAATGGTAATTTCGGATCATAACTATCTTTTGTAATATAAAATTCAAAATACTTTGTCGCATGAGGAGTTGTTGCGTAATAAATAAACTGCATTTTATTTTCTATATTAGGAGAAATATCAGTCATAACCCAATCAGAACGTGGTAAATCTAACCCACTAAACATAGCATTATTAGCACCGCAT is a window encoding:
- a CDS encoding lytic polysaccharide monooxygenase auxiliary activity family 9 protein encodes the protein MKVRFLRKNAYQILFILLPHAVSLDAHAHGSMEYPVSRVYNCFLEDPENPKSDACKALVKTPFTTQPLYDWNGVNQGNVDGKHREVIPDGTLCGANNAMFSGLDLPRSDWVMTDISPNIENKMQFIYYATTPHATKYFEFYITKDSYDPKLPLKWSDLEEKPFCTVKDYEEINKKIKMSCPYPKGKTGRHVIYNIWQRSDSPEAFYACIDVNKVK